GCCGAATATGGCCACCTCTATTGGGTGATGAAGGAGATCGCCCAAGCCCCCGATCTGGCACTTCAGGTGGTGGTGACGGCGGCCCATCTGGTGAATGAATTTGGTCTGACCTGGCAGCGGATCGAAGCCGACGGCTTTGAAATAGCCGCCCGAGTGGAGATGCTTTTGGGGAGCGATACGCCGGTGGGGGTGGCGAAATCCATGGGGGTGGGGTTGATTGGCTTTGCTGAGACCTTTGCGCGGCTTAAACCAGACCTGATCGTGGTGCTGGGGGATCGGTTTGAGCTGCTTTCAATCTGCCAGGCAGCCGTCCACGCAGGCATTCCCATCGCCCACATCCATGGGGGGGAGATCACCGAGGGGTTGATCGATGAGGCGGTGCGCCATTCGGTCAGTAAAATGTCCCATCTGCACTTTACCGCCGCCGAACCCTATCGCAGGCGGGTGATTCAGATGGGGGAGAATCCAGAGCGGGTGTTTAATGTGGGGGCACCAGGGCTTGATCATTTGACCAAAACCCCGCGTCTCTCTCGGGAGGAGTGGCAGGAGGCGACAGGGTTTAGGTTGGGAGAGGTCAATCTTCTCGTCACCTACCACCCCGTCACCCTGGAGAGTCGCTATCCGGGGGAGCCGTTTTCGGAACTGTTGCAGGCTCTGGACGGTTTTCCCCAGGCCAGGATCATCTTTACCAAAGCCAATGCCGATACCCAGGGGCGGATTATCAACCGCATGATCGATGACCATGTGGCGCGTCAGCCCGAACGGTGTGGGGCTTTCACCAGCTTGGGTACCAAACTCTATTTCAGCGCCCTGCCATTGATGGATGCCGTGGTGGGGAACTCCTCCAGCGGTTTGATCGAAGTGCCTTTTTTTAAAATTCCGACGATTAACCTGGGGGATCGGCAGAAGGGGCGGCTGAAAGCAGCTTCGGTGATCGATTGTCAGGAGAGCAGAGCCGATATCACCCGGGCGATAAAAAAAACCCTCTCCGCCGATTTTCGTAGGACGCTTGCATCTGTCACCTCTCCCTATGGAGTGGGGGAGGCGGCCCGGCGGATTGTGGAGATCATCCAGGCGACACCTCTGAAAAGCCTCACGGAAAAATCTTTTTATGCTCCAAAGGAATGGGGTGACGGGGAGGGGGGCTGATGGGAGCAGGGAGGCCAGATGGCACGCTACGGGTGGTTTTTATCGGCTGTGTTCAGAGTAGTCGGGTCGCATTGACTACGCTGTTGGCCATCCCCGAGGTCGAAGTGGTGGGTGTGATCACCCGGGGTGGCTCTGATTTTAATGCTGATTTTGACTCTTTGGCAGATCTGGCTGGGGAGGGTTCGGGAATTTCGCTCTTTATGGCGGATGAAGAGCCACGGAATGAAATGGCCGGATGGATCCGTGACCTGCACCCCGATATTGTCTACTGCATCGGTTGGTCGTGGTTGCTTCCAGGGGAGATCTTGGCGATTCCACCCAAGGGAGTGGTGGGGTATCATCCGGCAGCCTTGCCTCAAAACCGGGGACGCCATCCCATCATCTGGGCGTTGGCGTTGGGTCTTGATGAAACCGCCTCCAGCTTTTTTTTGATGGATGAAGGGGCGGATAGCGGCGATATCATCAGTCAGGAAAGGGTCACCATTGACCATGACGAGGATGCCGGAACCCTCTACGCCAAGTTGATGGCCTTGCTGCCAAATCAGATCACCACCTTCACTCACCAACTGATTTCCGGTAACTTGACCCCCCAGCCTCAGGATCACAGCCAGGCCAACCATTGGCGTAAGCGCTCTCCGGCGGATGGTGAGATCGATTGGCGCATGCCCGCTCAGGGGATCTACAACCTGGTGCGGGCTCTGACCCGTCCCTATCCGGGAGCCACTTGCCAGTGGCGGGGGCAGACGATCCAGGTGTGGCAGGTAGCGGTGGTGGCGGAAGCCCCAGTCAATATCGAGCCTGGAAAGGTGCTGGCCAGGGAGGGTGAGACCGTGACGGTCAAGTGCGGAGTGGGTGCGATCCGCATTTTGGAGCACACATTTCCGGAGATTCCGGATAGAGGAGAAGATTTGACATGCCGATCATTTTAGCGATAGCCCCCCATGCGGATGATGAAACCTTGGGGTGTGGCGGGACGTTGCTGCGTCATTTGCATGAAGGGGATGAAGTACACTGGCTGATCATGACCACCCCTGGCCAGGAGTTGAAGCTCTCTCCGGAGCGGATCAAGCGGCGTCAGGAGGAGATCCGGATGGTGGCCAACGACTACGGCTTTGCCGGGGTTCACGAGCTGCGTTTTCCGGCGATTCGTCTGGATCATTTGCCGATGTCTGATATCGTCGGTGCGCTCTCCAGTTTTTTTCAGACCATTGAGCCCAACACTCTCTATCTCCCCTATCACAACGACGTTCACTCCGACCATCGGGTGACTTTCGAAGCGAGTGCGGCGTGTGCCAAATGGTTTCGTCATCCTTCCATTCGTCGGATGCTTTCGTATGAGACGCCATCGGAAACGGGTTATGGGCTTCCAGGAAATGGGGCGGCTTTCCAACCCCACGTATGGGTGGATATCGATGCTTTTCTGGAGAAAAAAATTGCCATCCTCAATCGCTTTCAGGGAGAGATCGGTGAGTTTCCATTCCCCAGAAGCGAAGAGGTGGTGAGGTCATTGGCCAAACTGCGCGGCTCCGAGTCCGGCTGCCTCGCAGCAGAAGCATTCATGATGCTAAGAGAGTTTGTCTAAGAAAAAAAAAGTGGATACGGGTCCAGGGGGATTATCCCCCTGGCGGGGCCTGGGGCAGAGCCCCAGGATTTTGAATTTGACTTAAAACCAAAAAGTTACAGCCCCAACCCCGCAAAAAAGTCATTCCCCTTATCATCCACAATGATAAACGCCGGAAAATTTTCCACCTCGATCTGGTGCACCGCTTCCATCCCCAGCTCCGGCATATCGATCACCTTCACCTCCTTGATACAGTCCTGAGCCAGACGCGCTGCCGCCCCCCCGATGGAACCGAGATAAAACCCACCATTATCCTTACACGCTTCGGTCACCTGCTTGGAGCGATTCCCCTTGGCCAGCATCACAAAGGAGCCTCCCGCCTTCTGGAAGCTGTCCACATAGCTATCCATCCGCCCGGCAGTGGTGGGACCGAACGAACCTGACGGCATCCCATCCGGTTTTTTTGCAGGCCCCGCATAATAGACCATGTGATTCTGAAAATAGTCCGGCATGCCTTCGCCCCGGTCCAGGCGCTCTTGGATTTGGGCGTGGGCGATATCCCGTGCCACGACGATGGGGCCTGAGAGCATCACCCGGGTTTTGATGGGATATTTGGTGAGTTCCGCCCGAATTTCCGACATGGGCCGGTTGAGGTCGAGATGGACCACGTCCCCCCCATCTCCGGCGGGCTCCACTTCCGGCAGATATTTGGCCGGATCCCGCTCCAGGGCTTCCAGCCAGATACCCTCCTTGTTGATTTTGGCGGTGACGTTACGGTCGGCTGAGCAGGAGACGCCGATGCCTACCGGACACGATGCCCCATGGCGGGGAAGGCGGATGACCCGCACATCGTGGGCAAAGTAACGTCCGCCAAACTGCGCACCCAGCCCAAGTTCCCGCGTCATCTCCAGAATTTCTTCTTCCAGCACCTTATCCCGAAACCCTTGTCCCAGATCGTTGCCTTGGTCAGGCAGGGTATCCAGATAGCGGGCGGAGGCGAGCTTGACGGTTTTGAGGTTCATATCCGGCGAGGTGCCCCCGATCACCACGGCCAGGTGGTAGGGGGGGCAGGCGGCAGTGCCGAGGCTCAGGAGCTTTTCCTTGAGGAAGCTTTTCAGCTTGTCAGGGGTCAACAGCGCCTTGGTTTGTTGCATCAGGAAGGTTTTGTTGGCAGATCCTCCCCCCTTGGCCATGAACAGAAACTTGTAGCTGTCCCCATCCACCGAATCGATATCGATCTGGGCCGGGAGGTTGGTGCCGGTATTTTTTTCGGTATACATGGTGAGGGGGGCCACCTGGGAAAAGCGCAGGTTGGACTCGCTATAGGTTTTGAAAACTCCCCGGGCGATGGCCTCACGATCCCCGCCACCGGTCCACACCTGCTCCCCCTTTTTGGCGATCACTGTAGCGGTGCCGGTATCCTGGCAGCTGGGGAGCACCATGCCAGCGGCGATGTTGGCATTTTTAAGCAGCTCAAAGGCGACATACTTATCGTTGGAGGAGCTTTTGGGGTCGTCGAGGATATCCTTCAGCTGTTGCAGATGGCTGGGCCTGAGCAGGTGGGAGACATCCCGCATGGCGGTTTCAGCCAAGAGCGTCAACCCGGCCGGATCCACTTTGAGCATCTCCCGGCCTTCAAACTCTACCGTGGAGACGTGATCCCGGGTGAGGCAGCGATATTCGGTCTGGTCCGGACCCGGATCCAGAATGTCGGCATAACGAAATTCGGGCATGGCGGGTTATGTTCCTTCAGGTGCAGGTGTTAAGGCTGAAAAAAAGCCGAAGCCCCGAATCCTAAAGAACCGCGCCGCCGGATGCAAATTCCCCTGAAATAAGCTGTAAATTCCCTGAAAAGACAGGCCAGGAAAACAGCCTGAAAAGGGGGTGTATGTCAGGGAGCGATGGAGGCGACGACATAGTCGGGACGGATGCCCCGGATCCCACAGAGCGCTTCCAGTTGATCCTCTTGCCCTGCATAGACGCCGGAGAGAGTCAGGCACGTGGCAAAGCCCATGGCCGCTCCCCCCAAAATATCGGTATCCAGGGTGTCTCCCACCATGAGCGTCCGTTTCGGGGAAAAGCCGGGGGTGTGTTCCAAGGCCAGCTGGTAAATGGGTGAGAAGGGCTTGCCCAGGCCAATCAGTGGGAGATCAAAGCGATCCACCAGGCAGGCGGCGGTATACCCCGCCACCACTTCGATCCCGTCGGCACTGTTGGGGGCCACGAGATCGGGATTGGCCAGAAGAATGGGGCATTTTTTTTCGGCCAGCAGCGACTCCAGCTGCTGTTCCTGATCTTTGCCGTAATAGTCCCGGTTGGAGCAGAAGAGAATATATTCCGCCTCGGTGAGGCTTCGGGATGAGTCGGGATGGTTGACCATCAAATGGGTCGCGTCCGGGCCATAGGCATCCCGGCTGTCAGGAGAGCCCACCAAAAAATAGGGTTTATCCCGATAGGGGGAGGTGGCCACATAGGGCTTGACGGCCATTCCGGAGGTAATGATCATTTCAGCAGGTAGAGAAAATCCCAGTCCACTATATTTTTTTTCCAGACGGAGAGGGGCTTGAGAAGCGTTGTTGGAGACCACAAGAAAGGGTTTGCCGTTTTTTTGGAGTTGGGCAAGGCTCTCTGAGGCCCCTGGAATGGCTCCCGGACCACGGTTGAGCACCCCGAAGGCATCAAAAAGAATCAGGTCAAACTGTTGGCTGAGATCCAAAAAGCGATCCACCCGGGTCATCTGCCTCGCCTTCAAACTTTGGGAGAGAGTTGGATCAAGGGCACACATCGACTCACGGTAGCGGGCATAGTAGGGGGTCAGTTCGTTCTGATCCTGGATCCGGGGTTTGTTGGACATGAGATGCCAAAGCTCCATGGGGATAGGAAAAATCAGGGGTTGGGGACGAGTTGCTTTAGAAGATTCTAAAAATTTTTCAGTACCCTTCCTGAAGGCAACCTGCAAGGGGCTTCAGGGAGAGAAAGTAATAAATGGCACTTTTTTGCTTGTGCCACCATCAATAAATTTTTTATTATCCTAAACTTTATTGAGGTGGGTAAAAAAAAATTTTTCCCTGTCCATCAACACTGCTCAGTCCGGAGGGGACAATGAGTTTTTCAGATACACGTTTGAGGGTTTTTTATGCTGTTGCCAAAAATCTTTCCTTTACCCGGGCCGCTGAAGAGCTCTATCTCACCCAGCCCGCAGTTACTTTCCAGATCCGGCAGCTGGAAGAGCATTTTAACACCCGCCTTTTTGATCGACACCACAATCGAATCTCCCTGACCGAGGCAGGCGATACCGTCTATGGCTATGCTGAACGGATTTTAGAGCTTTACCGGGAGACTGAAAAGGCCATCAACGAGATGACCGGTGTCACCCGGGGGTTGATCAAGCTCGGAGCCTCCACCACCATCGGTGAATATCTGATGCCCCGGATTCTCAGTGGGTATCACGACTTGTTCCCCAACGTCCAGGTACGTCTGACCGTGCACAATACCCGCCTGGTGGTGCGTAAGCTGGAAGATGCCACCATCGATGCCGGTATGGTGGAAGGGCCGGTGAAAAACAAAAATATCACGGTGGCCCCGTGCCTGGAGGATGAACTCATGGTCATTTTGCCCGTGGGCCATCCCTTGAGCAAGCATGATGAAATACCCCCTGAAAGCCTCAAGGACTATCCCTTCGTCTCCCGGGAAGAGGGCTCCGGTACCCGAGCGGTGATTGCCGAGCTTCTGGGCAAGGGTGGGGTTGCCTATGATGATCTGGATACCATTTTGGAGATGGGCACAACAGAGTCGGTCAAGGGCGCTGTAGAAGGCGGTATGGGATATTCCATCGTCTCCAACGTCTCCTTGCGCAAAGAACTGGACATGAAGGTCCTGATAGCCAAGCGGATCAAGGGTGTCCCCATGAAACGGCGGATCAATTTCGTCTATCAAAAACAAAAATTCCGCTCCAAAGCGGTGGAAGAATTTCTCATCTACGCCAAATCCCAGTGCCGGGCCCAAGAAGAGGACTATTGATTCTTCCCTGGAGCCACTTTGCAAGCCATGCCCAACCTGGGGCTGGCTGCTGAAGTGTGCCTGTGACCAGCTGGTGCCCTGCTGGCTGACGCAAATTTCCTTGAAATGCTTAAACCTAAATCCGGCAATTGGGCGTACGTACATGCCCCAGCCTCTTGATCCACCAAGCAAATCGGGAGAAAGTCTTGTGACCAATCAGGTGACAGCGATTTCTCCCAATTCACTATGCGAACCAATATTCTGCACCAGCCACACACGCCCAGCTGCCGGATTTAGGTTAAAAGGTGGGCACCGCTGCTGTGCCCACCCTTTCCTCACATCAGATTCAAATCTCATTTCAGCTGACTTTACAGACACCTGCCAGGCAAGCGGGCTTCCACTGTCGTTCATCATCAAACGACGTTTCAGATAATATGGTCATTCCTCTTGGGAATGGCATGTTTGGATCGTCTTTTGGAAAAACTATAAGAAAAATCAATTTATTGGAGCTGCGCCCAAAACCCGCTGGAAAATAGAAAAGATAAAATCAAGACCTTGGGGCTGCTGTCCCATACCCGCTGGAGTTGGTAATACGAATTCTGGTTCAAACGATGAGCTTAAGGCCATTGTTTGATCTTCATTCAAAACCGAAAAATCTGCCACAGAGAACACAGAAACCACAGAGGAAAAGCATGAAAAAAAGCTGAATATTTCGAACACTACCGGGCACGCGTTTTGGCTCGATTTTGGTTTTCTCTGTGTTCTCCGTGTCCTCTGTGGCTAAACGTTTTTTTTGTTCGACTCACCTGTTGAACCGGAATTGGTATAAGGCAAAGTCAAAAGATAAGATCAAGACCTTGGGGCTGCGCCCCAAACCCGCTGGAGTTGGTAAGGCAAAGTCAAAAGATAAGATCAAAAGACAAACCGTGGGCTCTGCCCACACCCGGAAGGGAGATAATCTCCCTTCACCCCTATCAGTAAAATCAAAAGAAACAAAATAAAAAAAACCCCCGCTGATCATAGCCGGGGGTTTTTTGGTTCGGAATATAGCCCTGAAACTTAGTGGACCCTGGCCCAGATACGCCGCTTCAAAGCATAAAGCATCACAGTCAACACCAAGAGATAAAGCAACACCTTGGGAGCCAATGCCTTGCGCTCAACCTGAGCAGGCTCGGAAGCCCAAGCCAAAAAGGCCGTCACATCCCGGGACATCTGCTTCAACGAACTCTCACGACCATCCAGATATTCGATAGCCCCGTCAGTCATGGGCTGAGGCATGGCGAAAAAGTGACCGGGGAAATATTTGTTGAAATTTTCACCGTTGTTGATGCGATCAATCACATGCTGTACCTCCTCCGGATGGCTGGCATCCAGATGCAAGGCAACCGCGATTTTTTTGATCTCACTGTCAGAGAGGGTTTCATCCTCCATCGCCTCTTCAATCAAGGCGCTCTCTTCGTCGTTCAGATAGCCGGTGAGAATACCGTAGGTATAGTCCTCATAGCCCTTGCGAGCTTTGGTCATGAGGGAAAGATCCGGAGGAATCACACCAAAAGAGTCCTTGGCCGACTCGTCATCCATGGCCGAAACCATATAGTCGGTCTTGGTCATGCCCTGGGTTTCAGCCAGCTGTTTGACCTCGGTTTCGGAGTAGCCAAACTGCCGCAGATAGTCAAACTTGATGTATTTGATGGAGTGACACCCCATGCAAACTTCCACCGCCACCTGGGCACCCCTCTTCAAAGAGGCGTCGTCAAAGCGACCAAAAAGTCCATGGAACTCCCAGTTTTGCTGGGGAGGTGGAACAGCCCCCACTGAGGCTTGAGCCATCTGGGGAAGAAGCGCCACCATTAAGGCAGCCATGCCGATGATTCTCAAAAATTTCATTGTATCAACCTCCCATCAGATGCTTTTCGGCACGGGCCGGGGTTTTTCGATGTTGAAGAATGTGATGAACCAAAGGGCCACAAAGTAGCCGAAGTAGATGGCTGTGGCTGTCCGACCCACCACGATCAGAGGCAGGGCCCCGTCAAATCGAGCCGCATCAGCTGGGTTATATCCCACCCATCCCAGTACAAAACAGTTAGCCAGAAAGATCCAGAAAAGCTGCTTGCTCAAGGGACGGTAACGGAAGGAACGCACCGGAGAGCGATCCAGCCAGGGCAGGATGAAGAGGATGGCAATGGCACCCGCCATGGCAATCACACCCGCCAGCTTGCTGAAGGGGCCCAAAAAGTCGATAGAGCGCAGAATGGCGTAGAAAGGCAGGAAATACCATTCAGGCACAATGTGGGCCGGGGTCTGCATGGGGTTGGCCGGGATATAGTTGTCCGGCTCCAAAAAGGCGTTGGGGGCGTAAAAAACAAACCAGAGGTAGATGATCAGAAACACCCCCAGACCGAAAAGATCCTTGATGGTGAAATAGGGGTGGAAGGGAACGGAATCCTTCTCCTCATCGATGTCGATGCCCACCGGGTTGTTGGAGTGGACCGCATGCAACGCCCAGAGATGCAAAATCACCATGCCGAAGATCAAAAACGGTAACAGGAAGTGGAGTACGAAGAAGCGGTTCAGAGTGGGGTCTCCCACAGCAAATCCGCCCCAGACCCAAATCACCAGATCCTCACCCACCCATGGAATCGCACTCATCAGGTTGGTGATCACCGCAGCCCCCCAATAGGACATCTGACCCCAAGGCAGCACATAGCCCATGAAGGCCGTACC
The sequence above is a segment of the Magnetococcales bacterium genome. Coding sequences within it:
- a CDS encoding PIG-L family deacetylase yields the protein MPIILAIAPHADDETLGCGGTLLRHLHEGDEVHWLIMTTPGQELKLSPERIKRRQEEIRMVANDYGFAGVHELRFPAIRLDHLPMSDIVGALSSFFQTIEPNTLYLPYHNDVHSDHRVTFEASAACAKWFRHPSIRRMLSYETPSETGYGLPGNGAAFQPHVWVDIDAFLEKKIAILNRFQGEIGEFPFPRSEEVVRSLAKLRGSESGCLAAEAFMMLREFV
- the neuC gene encoding UDP-N-acetylglucosamine 2-epimerase (hydrolyzing), translating into AEYGHLYWVMKEIAQAPDLALQVVVTAAHLVNEFGLTWQRIEADGFEIAARVEMLLGSDTPVGVAKSMGVGLIGFAETFARLKPDLIVVLGDRFELLSICQAAVHAGIPIAHIHGGEITEGLIDEAVRHSVSKMSHLHFTAAEPYRRRVIQMGENPERVFNVGAPGLDHLTKTPRLSREEWQEATGFRLGEVNLLVTYHPVTLESRYPGEPFSELLQALDGFPQARIIFTKANADTQGRIINRMIDDHVARQPERCGAFTSLGTKLYFSALPLMDAVVGNSSSGLIEVPFFKIPTINLGDRQKGRLKAASVIDCQESRADITRAIKKTLSADFRRTLASVTSPYGVGEAARRIVEIIQATPLKSLTEKSFYAPKEWGDGEGG
- a CDS encoding formyl transferase codes for the protein MGAGRPDGTLRVVFIGCVQSSRVALTTLLAIPEVEVVGVITRGGSDFNADFDSLADLAGEGSGISLFMADEEPRNEMAGWIRDLHPDIVYCIGWSWLLPGEILAIPPKGVVGYHPAALPQNRGRHPIIWALALGLDETASSFFLMDEGADSGDIISQERVTIDHDEDAGTLYAKLMALLPNQITTFTHQLISGNLTPQPQDHSQANHWRKRSPADGEIDWRMPAQGIYNLVRALTRPYPGATCQWRGQTIQVWQVAVVAEAPVNIEPGKVLAREGETVTVKCGVGAIRILEHTFPEIPDRGEDLTCRSF
- a CDS encoding LysR family transcriptional regulator, yielding MSFSDTRLRVFYAVAKNLSFTRAAEELYLTQPAVTFQIRQLEEHFNTRLFDRHHNRISLTEAGDTVYGYAERILELYRETEKAINEMTGVTRGLIKLGASTTIGEYLMPRILSGYHDLFPNVQVRLTVHNTRLVVRKLEDATIDAGMVEGPVKNKNITVAPCLEDELMVILPVGHPLSKHDEIPPESLKDYPFVSREEGSGTRAVIAELLGKGGVAYDDLDTILEMGTTESVKGAVEGGMGYSIVSNVSLRKELDMKVLIAKRIKGVPMKRRINFVYQKQKFRSKAVEEFLIYAKSQCRAQEEDY
- a CDS encoding fumarate hydratase, with protein sequence MPEFRYADILDPGPDQTEYRCLTRDHVSTVEFEGREMLKVDPAGLTLLAETAMRDVSHLLRPSHLQQLKDILDDPKSSSNDKYVAFELLKNANIAAGMVLPSCQDTGTATVIAKKGEQVWTGGGDREAIARGVFKTYSESNLRFSQVAPLTMYTEKNTGTNLPAQIDIDSVDGDSYKFLFMAKGGGSANKTFLMQQTKALLTPDKLKSFLKEKLLSLGTAACPPYHLAVVIGGTSPDMNLKTVKLASARYLDTLPDQGNDLGQGFRDKVLEEEILEMTRELGLGAQFGGRYFAHDVRVIRLPRHGASCPVGIGVSCSADRNVTAKINKEGIWLEALERDPAKYLPEVEPAGDGGDVVHLDLNRPMSEIRAELTKYPIKTRVMLSGPIVVARDIAHAQIQERLDRGEGMPDYFQNHMVYYAGPAKKPDGMPSGSFGPTTAGRMDSYVDSFQKAGGSFVMLAKGNRSKQVTEACKDNGGFYLGSIGGAAARLAQDCIKEVKVIDMPELGMEAVHQIEVENFPAFIIVDDKGNDFFAGLGL
- a CDS encoding HAD-IIA family hydrolase, producing the protein MSNKPRIQDQNELTPYYARYRESMCALDPTLSQSLKARQMTRVDRFLDLSQQFDLILFDAFGVLNRGPGAIPGASESLAQLQKNGKPFLVVSNNASQAPLRLEKKYSGLGFSLPAEMIITSGMAVKPYVATSPYRDKPYFLVGSPDSRDAYGPDATHLMVNHPDSSRSLTEAEYILFCSNRDYYGKDQEQQLESLLAEKKCPILLANPDLVAPNSADGIEVVAGYTAACLVDRFDLPLIGLGKPFSPIYQLALEHTPGFSPKRTLMVGDTLDTDILGGAAMGFATCLTLSGVYAGQEDQLEALCGIRGIRPDYVVASIAP
- a CDS encoding cytochrome b N-terminal domain-containing protein, whose protein sequence is MMDWVDARLPVTEMIKSQATEYPTPKNLNYWWNFGSLALFVLIIMLATGLFLAMHYKPDAAMAFDSVEHIMRDVNYGWLLRYAHANGASFFFIVIYIHILRGMYYGSYRAPREILWWIGIIIFFMLMGTAFMGYVLPWGQMSYWGAAVITNLMSAIPWVGEDLVIWVWGGFAVGDPTLNRFFVLHFLLPFLIFGMVILHLWALHAVHSNNPVGIDIDEEKDSVPFHPYFTIKDLFGLGVFLIIYLWFVFYAPNAFLEPDNYIPANPMQTPAHIVPEWYFLPFYAILRSIDFLGPFSKLAGVIAMAGAIAILFILPWLDRSPVRSFRYRPLSKQLFWIFLANCFVLGWVGYNPADAARFDGALPLIVVGRTATAIYFGYFVALWFITFFNIEKPRPVPKSI